One Candidatus Hydrogenedentota bacterium genomic region harbors:
- the ileS gene encoding isoleucine--tRNA ligase, translating into MSDHAFEPVPSPFNFSEAEKDIIRFWKENRIYHKSLEARKGAPEFVFYEGPPTANGMPHPGHCLTRTIKDIFPRYKTMTGYFCERKAGWDTHGLPVEIEVCKELGIIDGGKAAIEEYGVEKFNRTCIESVFRYQREWEELTDRIGFWVDLEQAYITYHQSYVESVWWALKQLFDKGLLYQGHKVVWWWAQGGTALSAGEVGEGYRDTDDPAITVRLRLPKASRKALGIDNPNASLLIWTTTPWTLSSNCAAAVGPDIEYAAVSHTAGSGEEILILALPLVERYFGEHANVVKIFKGLNLLGLKYQPLFDYGIPATVDGSKEADKYWEVIPGDFVDLETGTGIVHIAPAFGEDDYRVCQELGIGFLCYVRPDGTFDERVTDVDPYDQTPFAGQFCKDADKGLTRFLKENGAILKHEQYRHAYPFCPRADDDPLIQYARRSWFIRTSQFRDEFLANNKRIYWQPEHIRDGRFGNFLENNVDWAISRERYWGTPLPVWVCEKTGYMEAVGSYAELMSKPGVQGVDVWEKAKAANQGLVDHLKIHKPYIDAVTYQSPKDPSARMRRVPEVIDVWFDAGCMPFAQWGYPHVPGSDKQFTERFPADFISEAIDQTRGWFNALLVISTIVHGKEKANYPHPFKSCICLGHIMGEDGLKLSKRLKNYQEPNLLFEKYSADALRWSFFAKNPPTSTGRLSERNVEEAQRELLIRWYNVYSFFVIYANLDGFDPSNAPAAFLEVMDLDPSDASGNGGDAPYLPRDERAELDQWILHELDRTTLDIREAMESYGCNPAARSIQAFVESLSNWYVRRSRDRFWASGWSADKANAYWTLYECLLKLAQLAAPFVPFFSEVTWRNLRRPLPGAPESVHLTSYPQALRAAIDLELLEQMAATREAVTLGLSARRTANIKVRQPLGLCELVLSSGELRSGLEKHIELIKSELNVKEIAFTEDPDAYVSFELKPNFKILGPRLGKKVKSVGKALAEGDTAAMCAQLQGGTLTLDLDGEPVELTSEDVEVRLTPKEGFAAAQGRQMVAVISTEITEALRQEGWVREFIRCVQDIRKDLGLAYDAHISVAVKTESRDLAGVLSAFEDKIAGEVLADTFIVNADSAVDGKQIEIDDLPATVSVIGQ; encoded by the coding sequence ATGAGCGACCATGCATTCGAGCCGGTGCCGTCCCCGTTCAACTTCTCGGAGGCCGAAAAGGATATCATCCGGTTCTGGAAAGAAAACCGCATCTACCACAAGAGCCTCGAGGCGCGTAAAGGGGCTCCCGAATTCGTGTTCTATGAAGGTCCTCCCACGGCCAACGGCATGCCGCATCCCGGCCACTGTCTCACGCGCACCATCAAGGATATTTTCCCGCGTTACAAGACCATGACGGGCTATTTCTGCGAGCGCAAGGCGGGCTGGGATACCCATGGTCTCCCCGTTGAAATCGAGGTGTGCAAGGAACTCGGTATCATCGACGGCGGCAAGGCAGCCATCGAGGAGTACGGCGTCGAGAAATTCAACCGCACGTGCATTGAATCGGTGTTCCGTTATCAGCGCGAATGGGAGGAACTCACCGACCGCATCGGGTTCTGGGTCGATCTCGAGCAGGCTTACATCACCTACCACCAGAGCTACGTCGAAAGCGTCTGGTGGGCCTTGAAACAGTTGTTTGACAAGGGTCTGCTTTACCAGGGGCACAAGGTGGTGTGGTGGTGGGCTCAGGGCGGCACCGCCCTCTCGGCCGGCGAAGTCGGCGAAGGCTATCGCGACACCGACGACCCCGCCATCACGGTCCGCCTGCGTCTGCCCAAAGCCAGCCGCAAGGCGCTGGGCATCGACAATCCGAATGCCAGCCTGCTCATCTGGACCACTACCCCATGGACCCTGTCGAGCAACTGCGCGGCAGCCGTGGGTCCCGACATTGAATATGCCGCCGTGAGTCATACCGCCGGGTCCGGCGAGGAAATCCTCATCCTCGCGCTGCCCTTGGTGGAACGGTATTTCGGTGAGCATGCCAATGTGGTCAAGATCTTCAAGGGACTCAACCTGCTGGGCCTGAAATACCAGCCCCTCTTCGATTACGGCATTCCGGCCACGGTTGACGGAAGCAAGGAAGCGGACAAGTATTGGGAGGTCATCCCCGGCGATTTCGTTGACCTCGAGACCGGTACCGGCATCGTCCACATTGCCCCGGCGTTTGGCGAAGATGACTACCGTGTCTGTCAGGAGCTGGGCATCGGGTTCCTGTGTTACGTTAGACCCGACGGCACGTTCGATGAACGCGTCACCGACGTCGATCCCTACGACCAGACCCCGTTTGCGGGACAGTTCTGCAAGGATGCCGACAAGGGCCTCACCCGGTTCCTCAAGGAGAACGGCGCGATCCTCAAACACGAGCAGTACCGTCACGCATACCCATTCTGCCCGAGGGCCGATGACGACCCTCTGATCCAGTACGCCCGCCGGAGCTGGTTCATTCGTACGTCGCAGTTCCGGGACGAGTTTCTGGCGAACAACAAGCGCATCTACTGGCAGCCGGAACACATCCGCGACGGCCGTTTCGGCAACTTTCTCGAGAATAACGTCGACTGGGCCATCTCGCGCGAACGCTACTGGGGCACGCCGCTGCCCGTCTGGGTCTGCGAGAAAACCGGCTATATGGAAGCCGTCGGCTCGTACGCGGAGCTGATGTCCAAGCCCGGCGTCCAGGGCGTCGACGTATGGGAAAAGGCCAAGGCCGCGAACCAGGGCCTGGTCGACCACCTCAAGATCCATAAGCCTTACATCGATGCGGTGACCTACCAGAGCCCGAAGGACCCCTCCGCGCGCATGCGCCGCGTGCCCGAGGTCATCGACGTGTGGTTCGACGCGGGCTGCATGCCCTTTGCCCAATGGGGGTATCCGCATGTCCCCGGCAGCGACAAGCAGTTCACCGAGCGGTTTCCGGCGGATTTCATCAGCGAAGCCATCGACCAGACCCGTGGATGGTTCAACGCTCTTCTGGTAATCAGCACCATCGTTCACGGGAAAGAGAAAGCGAACTATCCTCATCCGTTCAAGAGCTGCATCTGCCTGGGCCACATCATGGGCGAAGACGGTCTGAAGCTGTCGAAACGGCTCAAGAACTACCAGGAACCCAATCTGTTGTTTGAGAAATACAGCGCGGACGCTCTCCGGTGGAGCTTCTTTGCCAAGAACCCTCCCACCAGCACGGGCCGTCTTTCCGAGCGCAACGTTGAAGAGGCCCAGCGCGAACTGCTCATCCGCTGGTATAACGTTTACAGCTTCTTCGTCATCTACGCCAACCTCGATGGTTTCGATCCGTCAAACGCGCCGGCGGCGTTTCTCGAAGTCATGGACCTTGATCCCTCTGATGCGTCCGGAAACGGCGGAGATGCCCCGTATCTGCCTCGCGACGAGCGCGCCGAACTCGACCAATGGATCCTTCACGAACTCGATCGCACAACTCTCGACATACGCGAAGCCATGGAATCGTACGGCTGCAACCCGGCCGCGCGCAGCATCCAGGCGTTCGTGGAAAGCCTTTCGAACTGGTATGTGCGTCGCAGCCGCGACCGTTTCTGGGCCAGCGGGTGGAGCGCCGACAAGGCTAACGCGTACTGGACCCTGTACGAGTGCCTGTTGAAGCTCGCGCAGTTGGCCGCGCCGTTCGTGCCGTTCTTCTCGGAAGTCACGTGGCGCAACCTGCGGAGGCCATTGCCCGGCGCTCCCGAAAGCGTGCATTTGACGTCGTATCCCCAGGCCCTTCGAGCCGCGATAGACCTGGAGCTTCTTGAGCAGATGGCCGCCACGCGGGAAGCCGTCACTCTGGGGCTCAGCGCCCGCCGCACGGCCAACATCAAGGTCCGGCAGCCGCTTGGATTGTGCGAGCTCGTCCTCAGCAGCGGCGAACTGCGGTCGGGCCTCGAAAAGCACATTGAACTCATCAAGAGCGAGTTGAACGTCAAGGAAATCGCCTTCACCGAGGATCCCGACGCGTATGTCTCGTTCGAACTCAAACCCAATTTCAAGATCCTCGGTCCCCGGCTCGGGAAAAAAGTGAAATCCGTCGGGAAGGCCCTTGCCGAGGGAGATACCGCTGCCATGTGCGCGCAGCTGCAGGGTGGCACGTTAACCCTCGACCTGGACGGCGAGCCCGTGGAATTGACCAGCGAGGACGTGGAGGTCCGCCTCACACCCAAGGAGGGGTTCGCGGCGGCGCAGGGCCGCCAAATGGTCGCGGTCATCTCGACCGAGATCACCGAAGCCCTGCGCCAGGAGGGCTGGGTCCGCGAATTCATCCGCTGCGTGCAGGACATTCGCAAGGACTTGGGACTGGCGTATGACGCCCACATCTCCGTGGCCGTCAAGACCGAAAGCCGTGACCTGGCCGGCGTTCTGTCCGCGTTTGAAGACAAGATCGCGGGTGAAGTTCTCGCCGACACATTCATCGTCAACGCCGATTCGGCAGTGGATGGCAAACAGATCGAGATCGACGATTTGCCCGCCACTGTATCGGTCATCGGGCAATAG